The following are encoded together in the Nocardioides okcheonensis genome:
- the pepN gene encoding aminopeptidase N, with the protein MTLTLSSLTQDEAAARSALLEVQRYDIAVDMTGLLEGELFASTSTITFTCSEPGATTFVDVAMDVARATLNGTDLDVSTCADGRLPLPGLAADNVLVVEASTTNTSSGEGILRTVDPTDKLVYVWTSLEPDEARRVWACFDQPDLKAPHRFVVTAPSSWLVTSNGAPESVVDADGADARVWTYPDTPRLSTYVVVVNAGPFHEVRRQHDGHDLGFYCRQSLVPVLERDLDELVTLTRQGLAFFGERFAFPFPQERYDQVFVPNLGGAMENWGCVTYGDGQLFRTPPTHAQRGVRAEFIFHEMAHMWFGDLVTMQWWDDLWLNEAFASWAANWGMAGASEFTDQWATFLAAGKRTAYEMDMSPARHAIRGDVADVSSAMSNFDAITYVKGQSVLHQLVAYIGEDAFVEGLRDYFARYAFTNTRLDDLMECYSRASGRDLSAWTKAWLDEAGTDVISLEGDALVVQTPDDQEPRPHRLDVAVFDATDDGLAPVGRTSVEISGTSTPVDLPAGDLRLLNAGDLTFAAVKPDAASLRLMLERVHQLDDPLDRSLVAATAGQLLLLGDVPPRDVAAALSRALASETSPALIEPFLAQALLVADRWAPAAESPDLLRGLADAVLALVDVPDARQAALRTLAASASTDEHWAVLDRAVEQASDLDLAWRCAVRRSELGDLDEDLVARLLESDPDPDAGMRRLAVLAAHPTLEAKEEVWKAFFVDYAVPASRETLVLGSTFWRPGQADLLAPFTHRYLEELHTLKGGLLNQGLTIRAMFPLGAGDEAFLAAAEAAADDTTLMAYARNQLRSNAFVLGRILAARRL; encoded by the coding sequence ATGACGTTGACGTTGTCGAGCCTGACCCAGGACGAAGCCGCCGCCCGCTCCGCGCTGCTGGAGGTGCAGCGCTACGACATCGCGGTCGACATGACCGGGCTGCTCGAGGGCGAGCTGTTCGCCTCGACGAGCACGATCACCTTCACCTGCTCCGAGCCGGGCGCCACCACCTTCGTCGACGTCGCGATGGACGTCGCGCGGGCGACGCTCAACGGCACCGACCTCGACGTCTCCACCTGCGCCGACGGACGCCTGCCGCTGCCGGGGCTGGCGGCCGACAACGTCCTGGTCGTCGAGGCCAGCACCACCAACACGTCCTCGGGCGAGGGCATCCTGCGCACCGTCGACCCGACCGACAAGCTGGTCTACGTCTGGACCAGCCTCGAGCCCGACGAGGCCCGCCGGGTCTGGGCGTGCTTCGACCAGCCCGACCTCAAGGCCCCCCACCGCTTCGTCGTGACCGCCCCGTCGTCGTGGCTCGTCACCTCCAACGGGGCGCCGGAGTCCGTGGTCGACGCCGACGGAGCCGACGCCCGCGTGTGGACCTACCCCGATACCCCGCGCCTGTCGACCTACGTCGTGGTGGTCAACGCCGGTCCGTTCCACGAGGTGCGCCGCCAGCACGACGGCCACGACCTCGGCTTCTACTGCCGCCAGTCGCTGGTGCCGGTCCTCGAGCGCGACCTCGACGAGCTCGTCACCCTCACCCGGCAGGGCCTGGCGTTCTTCGGCGAGCGGTTCGCCTTCCCGTTCCCGCAGGAGCGCTACGACCAGGTCTTCGTGCCCAACCTCGGCGGCGCGATGGAGAACTGGGGCTGCGTGACCTACGGCGACGGCCAGCTGTTCCGCACTCCCCCGACCCACGCGCAGCGCGGCGTGCGAGCGGAGTTCATCTTCCACGAGATGGCCCACATGTGGTTCGGCGACCTCGTGACCATGCAGTGGTGGGACGACCTGTGGCTCAACGAGGCCTTCGCCTCGTGGGCGGCCAACTGGGGCATGGCCGGGGCGAGCGAGTTCACCGACCAGTGGGCCACGTTCCTCGCCGCCGGCAAGCGGACCGCCTACGAGATGGACATGAGCCCCGCCCGCCACGCGATCCGTGGCGACGTGGCGGACGTGTCGTCGGCGATGTCGAACTTCGACGCGATCACCTACGTCAAGGGCCAGAGCGTGCTCCACCAGCTCGTCGCCTACATCGGCGAGGACGCGTTCGTGGAGGGCCTGCGCGACTACTTCGCCCGCTACGCCTTCACCAACACCCGCCTCGACGACCTGATGGAGTGCTACTCCCGCGCCTCCGGCCGCGACCTGTCCGCGTGGACGAAGGCCTGGCTCGACGAGGCCGGCACCGACGTCATCTCGCTGGAGGGCGACGCGCTCGTCGTGCAGACCCCCGACGACCAGGAGCCGCGGCCGCACCGCCTCGACGTCGCGGTCTTCGACGCCACCGACGACGGCCTCGCCCCCGTCGGGCGCACCTCGGTCGAGATCAGCGGCACCTCCACCCCCGTGGACCTGCCCGCCGGCGACCTGCGCCTGCTCAACGCCGGCGACCTCACCTTCGCCGCCGTCAAGCCCGACGCCGCGTCCCTCCGACTGATGCTGGAGCGGGTCCACCAGCTCGACGACCCGCTGGACCGGTCCCTCGTCGCGGCCACCGCCGGCCAGCTCCTGCTGCTCGGTGACGTGCCCCCGCGCGACGTCGCGGCGGCGCTCTCCCGGGCGCTGGCGAGCGAGACCAGCCCCGCGCTCATCGAGCCGTTCCTCGCCCAGGCGCTGCTGGTCGCCGACCGCTGGGCGCCCGCCGCCGAGTCACCCGACCTGCTGCGCGGCCTCGCCGACGCGGTCCTCGCCCTCGTCGACGTCCCCGACGCCCGCCAGGCTGCGCTGCGCACCCTCGCCGCGTCCGCCTCGACCGACGAGCACTGGGCGGTCCTCGACCGGGCCGTCGAGCAGGCGAGCGACCTCGACCTGGCCTGGCGCTGCGCCGTGCGGCGCTCCGAGCTCGGCGACCTCGACGAGGACCTGGTGGCGCGGCTGCTCGAGAGCGACCCCGACCCCGACGCCGGCATGCGCCGGCTCGCCGTGCTGGCGGCCCACCCCACGCTCGAGGCCAAGGAGGAGGTCTGGAAGGCGTTCTTCGTCGACTACGCCGTCCCGGCCAGCCGCGAGACGCTGGTGCTCGGGTCGACGTTCTGGCGCCCCGGCCAGGCCGACCTCCTCGCCCCGTTCACCCACCGGTACCTCGAGGAGCTGCACACGCTCAAGGGCGGTCTGCTCAACCAGGGCCTCACCATCCGCGCGATGTTCCCGCTCGGCGCCGGCGACGAGGCGTTCCTCGCCGCCGCGGAGGCCGCGGCCGACGACACCACGCTGATGGCCTACGCCCGCAACCAGCTGCGCTCGAACGCGTTCGTGCTCGGCCGGATCCTCGCCGCCCGCCGCCTCTGA
- a CDS encoding CTP synthase: MKSPTPTKHVFVTGGVASSLGKGLTASSLGNLLKSRGLRVTMQKLDPYLNVDPGTMNPFQHGEVFVTNDGAETDLDIGHYERFLDTDLNQIANVTTGQVYSSVIAKERRGDYLGDTVQVIPHITNEIKDRILAMGGPDIDVVITEVGGTVGDIESLPFLEAARQTRHEIGRDNCFFIHVSLVPYIGPSGELKTKPTQHSVAALRSIGIQPDAIVCRADRELPEGIKRKIALMCDVDDDAVVTAADAPSIYDIPKVLHREGLDAYVVRRLDLPFRDVDWTTWDDLLRRVHHPSEEVTVALVGKYIDLPDAYLSVSEALRAGGFAHEAKVNIRWVASDTCDTEAGAAKQLGDVDAVLVPGGFGVRGIEGKLGALRYTRTHGIPTLGLCLGLQCMVIEYARNVAGLEKAGSTEFDPDTVEPVISTIEEQKKYVEGAGDLGGTMRLGLQRAELADGSVVRAAYGSGTVEERHRHRYEFNDAYRETLAEAGLVFSGINPELGLVEFVELPADVHPYYVATQAHPELRSRPTRPHPLFAGLVGAAIERQRSERFPLDESGLRRKDDAADS; encoded by the coding sequence GTGAAGAGCCCGACGCCGACCAAGCACGTATTCGTCACCGGAGGCGTCGCCTCCTCGCTCGGCAAGGGGCTCACCGCCTCCAGCCTGGGCAACCTGCTGAAGTCGCGCGGTCTCCGCGTGACGATGCAGAAGCTCGACCCGTACCTCAACGTGGACCCGGGCACGATGAACCCGTTCCAGCACGGTGAGGTCTTCGTGACCAACGACGGGGCGGAGACCGACCTCGACATCGGTCACTACGAGCGGTTCCTCGACACCGACCTCAACCAGATCGCCAACGTCACCACCGGGCAGGTCTACTCGTCGGTGATCGCCAAGGAGCGCCGCGGCGACTACCTCGGTGACACCGTCCAGGTGATCCCGCACATCACCAACGAGATCAAGGACCGGATCCTCGCGATGGGCGGGCCGGACATCGACGTGGTCATCACCGAGGTCGGCGGCACCGTCGGCGACATCGAGTCGCTCCCGTTCCTCGAGGCCGCCCGGCAGACCCGCCACGAGATCGGGCGGGACAACTGCTTCTTCATCCACGTCTCGCTGGTGCCCTACATCGGTCCGTCCGGCGAGCTGAAGACGAAGCCGACCCAGCACTCGGTGGCCGCGCTGCGCTCGATCGGCATCCAGCCCGACGCGATCGTCTGCCGCGCCGACCGCGAGCTGCCCGAGGGCATCAAGCGCAAGATCGCGCTGATGTGCGACGTCGACGACGACGCCGTCGTCACTGCCGCCGATGCGCCCTCGATCTACGACATCCCGAAGGTGCTGCACCGCGAGGGCCTCGACGCCTACGTCGTACGCCGTCTCGACCTGCCGTTCCGCGACGTCGACTGGACCACGTGGGACGACCTGCTGCGCCGGGTGCACCACCCGTCGGAGGAGGTGACGGTCGCGCTGGTCGGCAAGTACATCGACCTGCCCGACGCGTACCTCTCCGTCAGCGAGGCCCTGCGCGCCGGCGGCTTCGCGCACGAGGCCAAGGTCAACATCCGCTGGGTCGCCTCCGACACCTGCGACACCGAGGCGGGTGCCGCCAAGCAGCTCGGCGACGTCGACGCCGTCCTGGTCCCCGGCGGGTTCGGGGTGCGCGGCATCGAGGGCAAGCTCGGCGCGCTGCGCTACACCCGTACCCACGGCATCCCGACCCTCGGGCTGTGCCTGGGCCTGCAGTGCATGGTCATCGAGTACGCCCGCAACGTCGCCGGGCTCGAGAAGGCCGGGTCGACCGAGTTCGACCCGGACACGGTCGAGCCGGTCATCTCCACGATCGAGGAGCAGAAGAAGTACGTCGAGGGTGCCGGCGACCTCGGCGGCACCATGCGCCTGGGGCTGCAGCGGGCCGAGCTCGCCGACGGCAGCGTGGTGCGCGCCGCGTACGGCTCCGGCACGGTCGAGGAGCGGCACCGCCACCGCTACGAGTTCAACGACGCCTACCGCGAGACCCTCGCGGAGGCCGGGCTGGTCTTCTCCGGCATCAACCCCGAGCTCGGCCTCGTCGAGTTCGTCGAGCTGCCGGCCGACGTGCACCCGTACTACGTCGCGACCCAGGCGCACCCCGAGCTGCGCTCGCGGCCGACGCGCCCGCACCCGCTGTTCGCCGGGCTGGTCGGCGCGGCGATCGAGAGGCAGCGCTCGGAGCGGTTCCCGCTCGACGAGTCAGGGCTGCGCCGCAAGGACGACGCGGCGGATTCCTGA
- a CDS encoding copper transporter, which translates to MITLRHHVLTIVAVFLALAAGIVLGGGPLSDVGASVASTGQDEPAAGSADQAGAAYDAASLEALAPSYVSGRLAERSVAVVTVPGADERLVGALSDGIAAAGGSVSGRYTLTDELVDPGQKSLVDTLGSQLLTQQVKDAVPAEASTYDRMGQLLGLAVATKTPEGDEVSGKSRAVVDAVTGAGLLGDPGDVTQRAPLVLLVLGPDARDDGSDAVLAGLVEGLAAQAVGVVVAGTTADGGAGQLGRLRADPAATAVATVDGIDTPAGRLATLLTLQRSLSAPGGAFGASGADGALPLG; encoded by the coding sequence GTGATCACCCTGCGCCACCACGTCCTGACCATCGTCGCCGTCTTCCTGGCGCTCGCCGCGGGCATCGTGCTCGGCGGCGGACCGTTGTCCGACGTCGGCGCCTCCGTCGCGAGCACCGGCCAGGACGAGCCGGCGGCCGGGTCGGCGGACCAGGCCGGAGCGGCCTACGACGCGGCGTCGCTGGAGGCCCTGGCGCCCTCCTACGTCTCCGGGCGGCTCGCCGAGCGGTCGGTCGCCGTGGTGACGGTGCCGGGCGCCGACGAGCGGCTCGTGGGCGCGCTCTCGGACGGCATCGCCGCCGCGGGGGGATCGGTGAGCGGGCGCTACACGCTGACCGACGAGCTGGTCGACCCGGGCCAGAAGTCGCTCGTCGACACCCTCGGCAGCCAGCTGCTCACCCAGCAGGTGAAGGACGCGGTCCCGGCCGAGGCATCGACCTACGACCGGATGGGCCAGCTCCTCGGGCTCGCCGTGGCCACGAAGACGCCGGAGGGCGACGAGGTCAGCGGGAAGTCGCGCGCCGTCGTCGACGCGGTCACCGGTGCGGGGCTGCTGGGCGACCCCGGCGACGTAACGCAGCGCGCGCCGCTCGTGCTCCTCGTCCTCGGACCCGACGCGCGCGACGACGGGTCCGACGCCGTGCTCGCCGGCCTCGTGGAGGGCCTCGCGGCCCAGGCCGTCGGTGTCGTGGTCGCCGGGACCACCGCCGACGGCGGCGCCGGCCAGCTCGGGCGGCTGCGCGCCGACCCGGCCGCGACCGCGGTCGCGACCGTCGACGGCATCGACACCCCGGCGGGCCGACTGGCGACACTTCTCACACTCCAGCGCTCGTTGAGCGCACCCGGCGGCGCGTTCGGTGCGTCGGGTGCGGACGGCGCCCTTCCTCTCGGGTAG
- the steA gene encoding putative cytokinetic ring protein SteA, whose product MKFAVRTRQAPAPPGVHGTARLHRRTAALLGRLGPGDVAVLDHLDLDRETAQALVDAGVVGVVNAGPMISGRYANLGPQLLVEAGVVVVDNAGTEVFDRLKDGAGVRIHAGVVHAGDTLVATARELTPELVRSEMTAARSGLAAQLESFTHNSTEFLRREQDLLLHGHGVPRTQTSMAGRPVVVVVRSHGWEAELRGIKAFVREQRPVLIGVDHGADALASAGHRPDVVVVTGGTDDLPSGGVLRKARDVVVLVERDAPRSVTENFERMGIRPLRFETSATTEDAALLLAAAREPALVVGVGMHATLDEFLDRRRTGLASTFLTRLKLGPDLVDAAAIPRLYDGAVRPRHLLGAVVAGVLAVAAAISVTPVGQQWVDDATPVVSRTTSDLLDDVRGMLP is encoded by the coding sequence ATGAAGTTCGCAGTCCGCACCCGTCAAGCCCCCGCCCCGCCCGGCGTGCACGGCACCGCCAGGCTCCACCGACGCACCGCCGCACTCCTCGGTCGGCTCGGTCCCGGTGACGTAGCCGTCCTCGACCACCTCGACCTCGACCGCGAGACCGCGCAGGCGCTGGTCGACGCGGGAGTCGTGGGCGTGGTCAACGCCGGACCGATGATCTCCGGCCGCTACGCCAACCTCGGCCCGCAGCTCCTCGTCGAGGCGGGGGTGGTGGTCGTCGACAACGCGGGCACGGAGGTCTTCGACCGGCTCAAGGACGGTGCCGGCGTCCGGATCCACGCGGGCGTGGTGCACGCCGGGGACACCCTCGTCGCCACCGCTCGCGAGCTGACCCCCGAGCTGGTGCGCAGCGAGATGACGGCTGCGCGCAGCGGTCTCGCTGCCCAGCTCGAGAGCTTCACCCACAACAGCACCGAGTTCCTCCGGCGCGAGCAGGACCTGCTGCTCCACGGCCACGGCGTGCCCCGCACGCAGACGTCGATGGCCGGGCGGCCGGTCGTGGTCGTCGTGCGCTCCCACGGCTGGGAGGCGGAGCTGCGCGGGATCAAGGCCTTCGTGCGCGAGCAGCGACCGGTGCTCATCGGCGTCGACCACGGCGCGGACGCGCTGGCCAGCGCCGGGCACCGCCCCGACGTCGTCGTGGTCACCGGCGGCACCGACGACCTGCCCAGCGGCGGGGTGCTGCGCAAGGCGCGCGACGTCGTCGTGCTGGTGGAGCGCGACGCCCCGCGCAGCGTGACCGAGAACTTCGAGCGGATGGGCATCCGCCCGCTGCGCTTCGAGACCTCAGCCACCACCGAGGACGCGGCGCTGCTCCTCGCCGCCGCCCGTGAGCCCGCGCTCGTCGTCGGTGTCGGCATGCACGCCACCCTGGACGAGTTCCTCGACCGGCGCCGCACGGGCCTCGCCAGCACCTTCCTGACCCGCCTCAAGCTCGGGCCCGACCTCGTCGACGCGGCCGCGATCCCGCGCCTCTACGACGGCGCGGTGCGCCCGCGCCACCTCCTGGGCGCGGTGGTCGCCGGCGTGCTCGCGGTCGCCGCGGCCATCAGCGTGACCCCCGTCGGCCAGCAGTGGGTCGACGACGCCACCCCCGTGGTCTCCCGGACCACCTCCGACCTGCTCGACGACGTACGAGGAATGCTCCCGTGA
- the recN gene encoding DNA repair protein RecN yields MLEEIRISQLGVIDSSTLELGPGLTVITGETGAGKTMVVTALGLLLGGRADSGAVRSGAKQARVEGVVSLADPSATLGSFRDAVEDTGGEVEDEQVVLARNVAAQGRSRAWVGGASVPVTTLAEVAEPLVAVHGQSDQHRLLRAGAQRAALDRFGGPALAATAAAYADLWAQLARTERTLVEVVGSARERAREADQLRFGLGEVEAVDPRPGEDAELAAEETRLGFADTLRTAAETAREALSSEDGAPDALGTTSVARQALEGVREHDATAGELADRLAELGHLLVDVAGDVASYASSLDVDPARLAAVSERRAALSALTRKYGESIDEVLAWAEDGAKRLLDLEDTDGQITELEARRDRIRAELGTLAAKLTKQRVAAAKKLGKAVSDELTSLAMPHATVSIAVTQAELPVPATPAGPQLLVDGRWLRGTAHGVDEVELLLAANTGADPRPLHKGASGGELSRVMLALEVSLAETGSVPTFVFDEVDAGVGGRAAIEIGRRLAALARSSQVLVVTHLPQVAAYADRHVVVHKSSDGSVTTSGLVTLDEAERERELSRMLAGVEDSDSARAHARELLDAAAPERACLPEGQARG; encoded by the coding sequence ATGCTTGAGGAGATCCGGATCAGCCAGCTCGGGGTGATCGACTCCTCGACCCTCGAGCTCGGACCCGGCCTGACCGTCATCACCGGTGAGACGGGTGCGGGCAAGACCATGGTCGTCACCGCCCTCGGTCTGCTGCTGGGCGGCCGCGCCGACAGCGGCGCGGTGCGCTCGGGGGCGAAGCAGGCGCGCGTCGAGGGCGTGGTGTCGCTCGCCGACCCGTCGGCCACGCTCGGGTCGTTCCGCGACGCCGTCGAGGACACCGGGGGAGAGGTCGAGGACGAGCAGGTCGTGCTCGCGCGCAACGTCGCCGCCCAGGGCCGCTCGCGCGCCTGGGTGGGCGGTGCGTCCGTGCCCGTCACCACCCTGGCCGAGGTCGCCGAGCCGCTGGTGGCGGTGCACGGCCAATCCGACCAGCACCGGCTGCTCAGGGCCGGGGCCCAGCGCGCCGCGCTCGACCGGTTCGGCGGGCCCGCCCTCGCGGCCACCGCGGCGGCCTACGCGGACCTCTGGGCCCAGCTCGCCCGGACCGAGCGCACCCTCGTCGAGGTCGTGGGCTCGGCGCGCGAGCGCGCCCGTGAGGCCGACCAGCTGCGCTTCGGCCTGGGCGAGGTGGAGGCGGTCGACCCGCGCCCGGGGGAGGACGCCGAGCTGGCGGCCGAGGAGACCCGGCTGGGCTTCGCCGACACCCTGCGCACGGCCGCAGAGACTGCACGCGAGGCGCTCTCGAGCGAGGACGGCGCTCCTGACGCGCTCGGCACGACGAGTGTCGCGCGCCAGGCGCTGGAGGGGGTGCGCGAGCACGACGCGACGGCCGGCGAGCTCGCCGACCGACTCGCCGAGCTCGGTCACCTGCTCGTCGACGTCGCCGGGGACGTGGCGTCGTACGCCTCGAGCCTGGACGTCGACCCGGCCCGCCTGGCCGCGGTCTCGGAGCGGCGTGCGGCCCTCAGCGCGCTGACGCGGAAGTACGGCGAGAGCATCGACGAGGTGCTGGCGTGGGCCGAGGACGGTGCCAAGCGGCTCCTCGACCTCGAGGACACCGACGGACAGATCACCGAGCTCGAGGCGCGCCGGGACCGGATCCGCGCGGAGCTGGGCACCCTCGCCGCCAAGCTCACCAAGCAGCGGGTGGCCGCGGCGAAGAAGCTCGGGAAGGCGGTCAGCGACGAGCTGACCTCGCTGGCCATGCCGCACGCGACCGTGTCGATCGCGGTGACGCAGGCGGAGCTGCCGGTCCCCGCGACTCCCGCCGGACCCCAGCTCCTCGTGGACGGCCGGTGGCTGCGGGGGACCGCGCACGGGGTCGACGAGGTGGAGCTCCTGCTCGCGGCGAACACCGGGGCCGACCCGCGGCCCCTGCACAAGGGGGCGTCGGGCGGCGAGCTCTCGCGCGTGATGCTGGCGCTGGAGGTGTCGCTGGCCGAGACCGGCTCGGTGCCGACCTTCGTGTTCGACGAGGTGGACGCGGGCGTCGGCGGCCGCGCCGCGATCGAGATCGGGAGGCGGCTCGCCGCCCTCGCCCGCTCCTCGCAGGTCCTCGTGGTGACCCACCTGCCCCAGGTGGCGGCGTACGCCGACCGCCACGTCGTCGTCCACAAGTCGAGCGACGGCTCGGTGACCACCTCGGGCCTGGTCACCCTCGACGAGGCCGAGCGCGAGCGCGAGCTGTCGCGGATGCTGGCCGGGGTCGAGGACTCCGACAGCGCCCGGGCCCACGCCCGCGAGCTCCTCGACGCCGCCGCGCCCGAGCGGGCGTGCCTCCCGGAAGGGCAGGCCCGCGGCTGA
- a CDS encoding NAD kinase: MTTASPGRRVLVLAHTGRAEVRDVARACVGALNAHGLAVRLLEDEAADLGLAPDDGLLETTTARDVPGEGCELALVIGGDGTILRAAELTRETSTPLLGVNLGHVGFLAEAEQEDVESTIAAIVNRAYTAEDRLTLDVRVLQGKEVVASTFALNEASVEKASRERMLEVVVEVDGRPLSRWGCDGVVCATPTGSTAYNFSAGGPVVWPEVEALLMVPLSAHALFARPMVVAPTSVLAVEVLSTTASPGVLWCDGRRTVDLQPGARIEVRRGERPVRLVRLHRAPFTDRLVAKFDLPVEGWRGAAERERRRRDGSDHDA; the protein is encoded by the coding sequence GTGACGACAGCCAGCCCCGGCCGCCGGGTCCTCGTGCTCGCCCACACCGGCCGCGCCGAGGTGCGTGACGTCGCCCGTGCGTGCGTGGGTGCCCTCAACGCGCACGGCCTCGCCGTCCGGCTGCTGGAGGACGAGGCCGCCGACCTGGGCCTGGCTCCGGACGACGGTCTCCTCGAGACGACCACGGCGCGTGACGTCCCCGGTGAGGGGTGCGAGCTCGCGCTCGTGATCGGAGGCGACGGCACCATCCTGCGCGCCGCCGAGCTGACCCGCGAGACCAGCACGCCGCTGCTGGGGGTCAACCTCGGTCACGTGGGGTTCCTCGCCGAGGCCGAGCAGGAGGACGTCGAGTCCACCATCGCGGCCATCGTGAACCGCGCCTACACCGCCGAGGACCGGCTGACCCTCGACGTGCGCGTCCTGCAGGGCAAGGAGGTCGTCGCCTCGACCTTCGCCCTCAACGAGGCGTCGGTGGAGAAGGCGTCGCGCGAGCGGATGCTCGAGGTGGTCGTCGAGGTCGACGGCCGGCCGCTGTCACGGTGGGGTTGCGACGGCGTGGTCTGCGCGACCCCGACCGGCTCCACCGCCTACAACTTCAGCGCAGGCGGACCGGTGGTGTGGCCGGAGGTCGAGGCCCTGCTGATGGTCCCGCTCAGCGCCCACGCGCTCTTCGCCCGGCCGATGGTGGTCGCCCCGACGTCGGTGCTGGCGGTCGAGGTGCTCTCGACCACGGCGAGCCCCGGCGTGCTGTGGTGCGACGGTCGCCGGACGGTCGACCTGCAGCCGGGCGCCCGCATCGAGGTACGGCGCGGCGAGCGCCCGGTGCGCCTGGTCCGGCTGCACCGCGCGCCCTTCACGGACCGACTGGTCGCGAAGTTCGACCTGCCGGTCGAGGGCTGGCGCGGCGCCGCCGAGCGCGAGCGCCGACGCCGGGACGGGAGCGACCACGATGCTTGA
- a CDS encoding TlyA family RNA methyltransferase yields MPPRRLRLDQELVRRGLARSREHASDLVASGRVTVSGAVATKAATGVTTDVAIVVRDDPDRVDYVSRGGHKLAGALRAFAAYGLDVEGARCLDAGASTGGFTDVLLRAGAREVVAVDVGYGQLAWSLQSDERVVVHDRTNIRELTPEIVGEPVDLVVGDLSFISLALVLDPLLSVTRDDGALALMVKPQFEVGKDRVGKGGVVRDLALRAEAVTSIADLAAARGWGAVAVTVSPLPGPSGNVEFFLLLRRPAEIGADDVRAEVERAASLGVAGERVDP; encoded by the coding sequence GTGCCGCCACGTCGACTCCGCCTGGACCAGGAGCTGGTCCGCCGTGGGCTCGCCCGCTCCCGCGAGCACGCCAGCGACCTCGTCGCCTCCGGTCGCGTGACCGTGTCCGGAGCCGTGGCGACCAAGGCCGCCACGGGTGTCACCACCGACGTCGCGATCGTGGTCCGCGACGACCCCGACCGGGTCGACTACGTGTCGCGCGGCGGGCACAAGCTCGCCGGTGCGCTCAGGGCGTTCGCGGCGTACGGGCTCGACGTGGAGGGCGCGCGCTGCCTCGACGCGGGCGCCTCCACGGGTGGCTTCACCGACGTCCTGCTGCGTGCCGGTGCCCGTGAGGTCGTCGCGGTCGACGTCGGCTACGGCCAGCTGGCCTGGTCGCTGCAGAGCGACGAGCGGGTGGTCGTCCACGACCGCACGAACATCCGCGAGCTGACCCCCGAGATCGTCGGCGAGCCCGTCGACCTGGTGGTCGGTGACCTGTCCTTCATCTCCCTCGCCCTGGTGCTCGACCCGCTCCTGTCGGTGACTCGGGACGACGGCGCGCTGGCCCTGATGGTGAAGCCGCAGTTCGAGGTGGGCAAGGACCGCGTCGGCAAGGGCGGGGTGGTGCGCGACCTCGCCCTGCGCGCCGAGGCGGTCACCTCGATCGCCGACCTCGCTGCCGCGCGCGGCTGGGGAGCGGTGGCGGTGACGGTGAGCCCGCTGCCGGGTCCGTCGGGGAACGTGGAGTTCTTCCTGCTGCTGCGGCGGCCCGCCGAGATCGGCGCCGACGACGTCCGCGCCGAGGTGGAGCGCGCGGCGTCGTTGGGGGTGGCGGGTGAGAGGGTGGACCCGTGA
- a CDS encoding HAD-IIA family hydrolase: MLEESVEPVLAGHDLVMFDLDGVVYVGNDAIDGVADRIDAVRAADVHVAFVTNNASRTPAQVAEKLAGVGVRAEPSDVVTSAQAAAHLLAEEHGAGARVLALGGEGLWTALEEAGLAPVAEPDGAAAVASGYGPDVRWREIMRVATLVRDGLPYVASNRDMTIPTAYGLAPGHGVLVDTIARFSGVTPTVAGKPARPLMDETVRRVGGERPLMVGDRLDTDIEGAHAVGVPSLLVLTGVSGLEDLASAGPDLRPTYVSPTLSGLFEPHPVPTTDGGRAELGGWSATVEDGRLAVTGSGDDADWWRVAATACWLHMDRVGTPADVSDTTPPGPARPSGDE, from the coding sequence ATGCTCGAGGAGTCCGTGGAACCGGTCCTGGCGGGCCACGACCTGGTCATGTTCGACCTGGACGGCGTGGTCTACGTCGGCAACGACGCGATCGACGGCGTCGCGGACCGGATCGACGCGGTCCGCGCGGCCGACGTGCACGTCGCGTTCGTCACCAACAACGCCTCCCGCACGCCCGCACAGGTCGCCGAGAAGCTGGCGGGCGTGGGGGTCCGGGCGGAGCCGTCCGACGTGGTCACCTCCGCCCAGGCTGCGGCGCACCTGCTCGCCGAGGAGCACGGAGCGGGCGCACGGGTCCTGGCCCTCGGCGGTGAGGGCCTGTGGACCGCGCTCGAGGAGGCGGGGCTCGCGCCGGTCGCCGAGCCCGACGGCGCCGCCGCCGTCGCCAGCGGCTACGGCCCGGACGTCCGCTGGCGCGAGATCATGCGGGTCGCCACCCTGGTGCGCGACGGACTTCCCTACGTCGCGAGCAACAGGGACATGACCATCCCGACCGCCTACGGCCTCGCCCCCGGGCACGGCGTGCTCGTCGACACGATCGCACGGTTCTCCGGGGTGACGCCCACGGTGGCCGGCAAGCCGGCCCGTCCGCTGATGGACGAGACCGTCCGCCGCGTCGGCGGCGAGCGGCCGCTGATGGTGGGGGACCGGCTCGACACCGACATCGAGGGCGCCCACGCCGTCGGCGTGCCGTCGCTGCTCGTGCTGACCGGGGTCAGCGGGCTCGAGGACCTCGCGTCGGCCGGACCCGACCTCCGCCCGACCTACGTCTCGCCCACCCTGTCCGGACTCTTCGAACCGCACCCGGTGCCCACCACGGACGGCGGGCGTGCCGAGCTCGGGGGCTGGTCGGCCACGGTGGAGGACGGGCGCCTCGCTGTGACGGGGTCGGGCGACGACGCCGACTGGTGGCGGGTCGCAGCGACGGCCTGCTGGCTCCACATGGACCGGGTCGGGACGCCCGCGGACGTCTCCGACACGACACCTCCCGGCCCCGCCCGGCCCTCCGGCGACGAGTAG